From one Gemmatimonadaceae bacterium genomic stretch:
- a CDS encoding glucose-6-phosphate isomerase, with translation MTLSIDFTNMMAGTLPDGLGITETEWGDARTAFSAAHASVEAQREGLGFLTLPTNEALLADTLAVAEQLRGRFTDVLLLGIGGSALGPIALRTALRPLAWNTLDLAAREGYPRLHVLDNVDPGTITTVLARLDLAQTVVLVVSKSGGTVETMAQYLIVRDALAGAVGEERAREHLVFVTDPDVGALRRIARAEGITTLDIPPNVGGRFSVFSPVGILPAALIGIDVRALLAGAAEITARAASNDPAVNPAGAFAVLQWLADTRHGRHIQVLMPYADPLRDIALWFVQLWAESLGKTRADGAFTGPTPLPALGATDQHSQVQLFMEGPRDKTVTFVTVRGREADGPIPERHGDIPELSYLRGHTLGELLDIERRATAGALAVRGRFNANIGIDAVDAWHVGALLQLFALATAYAGALYGVNAFNQPGVELGKNFAYAMLGKPGSDAARAEWEALPNPDPRWTV, from the coding sequence ATGACACTGTCGATCGATTTCACGAACATGATGGCGGGCACGCTGCCTGACGGCCTCGGGATCACCGAGACCGAATGGGGCGATGCGCGCACCGCGTTCTCGGCCGCCCATGCATCGGTCGAGGCGCAGCGGGAGGGGCTGGGATTCCTCACGCTGCCCACCAACGAGGCGCTGCTGGCCGACACGCTGGCCGTGGCGGAGCAACTTCGCGGGCGCTTCACCGACGTCCTCCTGCTGGGCATCGGTGGATCAGCCCTGGGACCCATCGCGCTGCGCACGGCGTTGCGACCGCTGGCCTGGAACACCCTCGACTTGGCCGCGCGCGAGGGATATCCGCGCCTCCACGTGTTGGACAATGTCGATCCCGGAACCATCACCACGGTGCTCGCGCGGCTTGATCTCGCGCAAACCGTCGTGCTGGTGGTCTCCAAGTCGGGTGGCACGGTCGAGACGATGGCCCAGTACCTCATCGTGCGCGACGCGTTGGCGGGCGCGGTGGGGGAGGAACGCGCGCGCGAGCACCTGGTGTTTGTAACCGATCCTGACGTAGGGGCGTTGCGACGCATCGCGCGCGCCGAGGGCATCACGACGCTGGACATCCCGCCGAATGTCGGCGGCCGGTTCTCGGTGTTCTCGCCAGTGGGCATTCTCCCCGCCGCGCTGATCGGTATCGATGTGCGCGCATTGCTGGCGGGTGCGGCGGAGATCACGGCGCGGGCCGCCAGCAACGACCCGGCGGTCAATCCGGCGGGGGCATTCGCCGTGTTGCAGTGGCTTGCCGATACGCGCCACGGCCGTCACATCCAGGTGCTGATGCCCTACGCCGATCCGTTGCGCGACATCGCGCTGTGGTTCGTGCAGCTGTGGGCGGAGTCGTTGGGGAAGACCCGCGCCGACGGCGCATTCACGGGGCCGACCCCGCTGCCCGCGCTGGGGGCGACCGACCAGCATTCACAGGTGCAGCTGTTCATGGAGGGGCCGCGCGACAAGACGGTCACGTTCGTCACCGTCCGCGGCCGCGAAGCGGATGGGCCGATACCCGAACGACACGGCGACATTCCGGAGCTGTCGTACCTGCGCGGACACACGCTGGGCGAGTTGCTGGACATCGAACGACGGGCAACGGCCGGGGCGTTGGCCGTGCGCGGTCGGTTCAATGCCAACATCGGTATCGACGCCGTGGACGCCTGGCATGTCGGCGCGCTCCTGCAACTGTTCGCACTGGCAACCGCATATGCAGGTGCGCTGTACGGCGTGAACGCCTTCAATCAACCCGGGGTCGAACTGGGCAAGAACTTCGCCTACGCCATGCTCGGCAAGCCCGGCAGTG
- a CDS encoding MBL fold metallo-hydrolase — protein MRLRFLGTGTSFGVPQIGCSCAVCRSLDPRDKRTRCGAVIETEDGTRLLIDTPPELRLQLVAAGVTDVDAVLFTHEHADHIHGIDDLRAFTMRRQEPLMLYGEAPTLEILRQRFPYIVDDRLRPLPGTTKPEGRLVPVQAGVAFAVRGVSIMPIAIPHGRTPVLAYRVGDIGYVTDAKSIPAMAREALSGVRVLVINALLRGQHPTHLSIAEAVRVAQDIGAERTYLTHLTHENSHAELAAELPAGITPAYDGLVVTLDPDPSP, from the coding sequence GTGCGACTGCGATTTCTCGGGACGGGCACCAGCTTTGGTGTCCCCCAGATCGGCTGTTCGTGTGCGGTGTGCCGGTCACTCGACCCGCGCGACAAACGGACGCGCTGTGGGGCCGTCATCGAAACGGAAGACGGCACGCGGCTGCTCATCGACACGCCCCCGGAACTGCGGCTGCAACTGGTGGCGGCGGGCGTGACGGATGTCGATGCGGTGCTCTTCACGCACGAGCACGCCGATCACATTCACGGGATTGATGATTTGCGGGCGTTCACCATGCGGCGGCAGGAGCCGTTGATGCTGTACGGGGAAGCGCCGACCCTCGAGATCCTGCGCCAGCGGTTCCCCTATATCGTCGATGATCGGTTGCGCCCGCTGCCGGGAACCACCAAGCCGGAAGGGCGCCTCGTTCCGGTACAGGCGGGGGTCGCGTTTGCCGTGCGCGGTGTGTCCATCATGCCGATTGCCATACCACACGGACGCACGCCGGTGCTGGCGTATCGCGTGGGCGACATCGGCTACGTCACCGATGCGAAGTCCATCCCGGCGATGGCCCGCGAGGCCTTGAGCGGCGTGCGCGTGCTGGTCATCAACGCGCTGTTGCGGGGGCAGCACCCCACGCACTTGTCCATCGCGGAGGCGGTGCGCGTCGCGCAGGACATTGGCGCCGAGCGGACGTACCTGACGCACCTGACTCATGAAAACTCACACGCCGAACTGGCAGCCGAGCTGCCCGCCGGCATCACGCCCGCCTACGACGGATTGGTCGTGACACTCGACCCGGACCCTTCACCATGA
- the pyk gene encoding pyruvate kinase → MTIPRTGPERAAAAVDTLDSGAAVFRRAHVPRTKIVGTLGPASNTADAIRSLVEAGLDVARINFSHGTHEQHARTIATVREVSSAVGRPVAIMGDLQGPRIRIGDLPAKLELEAGASLVLVPEHLAGEGEIPVTYDELSHDVAPGNRILINDGLIELLVTAVNEPRVTATVVHGGTLSSHKGMNLPGIAVSAPSITDKDKADIVFAVEHDLDALALSFVRRAEDIESLRALIPKSIIIVAKIEKDVALQNIEEILRASDAVMVARGDLGVELPFEEVPIAQKNIIALANRMGRPVITATQMLESMIENPRPTRAEASDVANAILDGTDCVMLSAETAAGAYPRLAVEAMRRIIHEIETHPLPHYSLRPERRILSGVNTEEAIAAATVAAVRMLEAPLVVVFTKSGFTARIVASHRPSVPILALTDEPRVCRQLSLVWGVVPRLVPTARGYDHMVAMALREALDLGLVTKGDRVLVTAGVPFDVPGTTNLLKVETV, encoded by the coding sequence ATGACGATTCCCCGCACCGGACCGGAGCGCGCCGCCGCCGCCGTCGACACCCTCGACAGCGGTGCGGCGGTCTTCCGTCGCGCCCATGTGCCGCGCACCAAGATCGTCGGCACGCTTGGCCCCGCCAGCAATACCGCGGACGCCATCCGTTCGTTGGTGGAAGCCGGTCTCGACGTGGCCCGCATCAACTTCTCGCACGGCACGCACGAACAGCATGCCCGAACCATCGCGACAGTTCGCGAAGTGTCGAGCGCGGTGGGCCGCCCCGTGGCGATCATGGGCGATCTGCAGGGACCGCGTATTCGCATCGGCGACCTGCCGGCCAAGCTGGAGCTTGAGGCGGGCGCGTCGCTGGTGCTGGTGCCCGAGCATCTGGCTGGCGAGGGCGAGATCCCCGTGACCTACGACGAGCTGTCGCATGACGTCGCGCCGGGCAATCGCATACTCATCAACGACGGACTGATCGAACTGCTGGTGACCGCGGTCAACGAGCCGCGGGTGACGGCCACCGTGGTGCATGGCGGCACGCTGTCCAGTCACAAGGGCATGAACCTGCCCGGGATCGCCGTGTCCGCGCCGTCGATCACCGACAAGGACAAGGCGGACATCGTCTTCGCGGTCGAGCACGATCTGGATGCGCTGGCATTGAGTTTCGTGCGACGCGCCGAGGATATCGAATCGCTGCGCGCCCTCATTCCGAAGTCCATCATCATCGTCGCTAAGATCGAGAAGGACGTGGCGCTGCAGAACATCGAGGAGATTCTGCGCGCATCCGACGCGGTCATGGTGGCGCGCGGCGACCTCGGGGTGGAATTGCCGTTCGAGGAAGTGCCCATCGCCCAGAAGAACATCATCGCGCTGGCCAACCGCATGGGGCGTCCGGTCATCACGGCCACGCAGATGTTGGAGTCGATGATCGAGAATCCGCGACCCACACGCGCGGAAGCCAGCGACGTGGCCAACGCCATCCTCGATGGCACCGACTGTGTGATGCTGTCAGCGGAGACGGCGGCGGGCGCCTACCCGCGCCTCGCCGTGGAAGCGATGCGACGGATCATCCATGAGATCGAGACGCATCCGTTGCCGCACTACTCGCTGCGCCCCGAACGGCGCATCCTGAGCGGGGTGAACACGGAAGAGGCCATCGCGGCCGCCACGGTGGCCGCAGTGCGCATGCTCGAGGCCCCGTTGGTGGTGGTGTTCACCAAGAGCGGATTCACGGCGCGCATTGTGGCGTCGCATCGTCCGTCGGTGCCGATACTCGCGCTCACCGACGAACCGCGCGTCTGTCGGCAGCTCTCGTTGGTATGGGGGGTGGTGCCACGTCTGGTGCCCACCGCACGCGGCTACGATCACATGGTGGCCATGGCGCTGCGCGAGGCCCTCGATCTCGGACTGGTCACCAAGGGCGATCGTGTGCTGGTGACGGCCGGCGTGCCCTTCGATGTGCCAGGCACCACCAATCTGCTGAAGGTCGAGACCGTGTGA
- the tal gene encoding transaldolase codes for MSTRLHTLHAAGQSLWLDYIDRTMLGNGDLTRRIRDDALTGMTSNPTIFEKALADGAAYDAQLRTVPASASDREAFEAVATTDVRAACDAFRVVYNATQGADGFVSLEVSPDLARDTAGTVAEARSLWKLVDRPNLMIKVPGTVEGADAVRQLVADGINVNVTLLFAIDAHARVIEAYLAGLEQRAAAGLPIDRIGSVASFFVSRVDSAIDKQLETMAIADETHANRYRALQGKAAIANAKLAYQLFLQSFSGARWAALAGRGARVQRPLWASTSTKNPAYRDVIYVEELVGADTVNTLPPATLEAFRDHGEVRQSVTAGIDDAQRALSDLESAGISLRAVTDRLLEEGLTSFEQSFVTLLAGLARKRAALASASHAGAPVVVSQ; via the coding sequence ATGTCCACGCGTCTTCATACCCTGCACGCCGCCGGCCAGTCGCTCTGGCTCGACTACATCGACCGCACCATGCTGGGCAACGGCGATCTGACCCGCCGCATCCGCGACGACGCGCTCACCGGCATGACGTCCAACCCCACCATCTTCGAGAAGGCGCTGGCCGACGGCGCCGCGTACGATGCGCAGCTGCGCACCGTGCCGGCCTCGGCCAGCGATCGCGAGGCCTTCGAAGCGGTGGCCACCACGGACGTGCGTGCCGCCTGTGACGCGTTTCGCGTGGTCTACAACGCCACTCAGGGTGCTGACGGCTTTGTGTCGCTGGAGGTTTCCCCCGACCTGGCGCGCGACACCGCCGGCACGGTGGCAGAGGCGCGCAGTCTGTGGAAACTGGTCGATCGGCCGAACCTGATGATCAAGGTGCCCGGCACCGTGGAAGGGGCCGACGCGGTGCGCCAGCTGGTCGCGGACGGCATCAACGTCAACGTGACGCTGCTGTTCGCCATCGACGCGCATGCGCGGGTCATCGAGGCGTACCTCGCCGGCCTTGAACAGCGTGCCGCGGCGGGGCTGCCCATCGATCGCATTGGATCAGTGGCCAGCTTCTTTGTCAGTCGGGTCGATTCGGCCATCGACAAGCAGTTGGAAACCATGGCCATCGCTGACGAGACGCACGCCAACAGGTATCGCGCCTTGCAGGGCAAGGCGGCGATCGCCAACGCCAAACTCGCCTATCAGCTGTTCCTGCAGTCCTTCAGCGGTGCCCGTTGGGCGGCGTTGGCCGGACGCGGCGCGCGCGTGCAGCGCCCGCTCTGGGCCAGCACGAGCACCAAAAACCCCGCGTATCGCGATGTCATTTACGTCGAGGAGCTGGTGGGGGCGGATACGGTCAACACCCTGCCGCCCGCGACCCTCGAGGCGTTCCGTGATCATGGCGAAGTGCGCCAGTCGGTCACGGCGGGCATCGACGACGCACAGCGCGCGTTGTCCGATCTCGAGTCTGCTGGCATTTCGCTGCGTGCCGTCACCGACCGCCTGCTCGAAGAAGGGCTGACGTCGTTCGAACAGTCGTTTGTGACGTTGCTGGCCGGTCTCGCGCGCAAGCGAGCGGCCCTCGCGTCCGCATCTCACGCCGGAGCACCCGTTGTTGTCAGCCAGTAA